Proteins found in one Acidimicrobiales bacterium genomic segment:
- a CDS encoding DoxX family protein, translated as MRTTWLDVWEWLAVLRIGLGLWWLESWRHKDKRGWFERGTGIAWASSVAEKHRWGFVRTGFQRVVAPRPKVMAHVVVWAELAIGLGLVFGFLTPIAAVGGLVLNVLYFTLMVHDWAEQGQNAMMALISVVVLGAHAWATWSLDDALGLFGA; from the coding sequence ATGCGCACCACGTGGCTCGACGTCTGGGAGTGGCTCGCCGTGCTCCGGATCGGCCTCGGCCTGTGGTGGCTCGAGAGCTGGCGGCACAAGGACAAGCGGGGCTGGTTCGAGCGGGGGACCGGGATCGCGTGGGCGTCGTCGGTCGCCGAGAAGCACCGCTGGGGGTTCGTGCGCACCGGCTTCCAGCGGGTCGTCGCCCCCCGCCCGAAGGTCATGGCCCACGTGGTCGTGTGGGCCGAGCTGGCCATCGGCCTCGGCCTGGTGTTCGGCTTCCTCACCCCGATCGCCGCCGTCGGCGGGCTCGTGCTCAACGTCCTGTACTTCACGCTGATGGTCCACGACTGGGCCGAGCAGGGGCAGAACGCGATGATGGCGCTCATCTCGGTCGTCGTCCTCGGGGCCCACGCCTGGGCGACGTGGTCGCTCGACGACGCCCTCGGGCTGTTCGGCGCCTGA
- a CDS encoding ferredoxin — protein sequence MKVVVDFDLCESNARCMVAAPEVFEVRDDDFLYVLQESPPEELRAKVEEAARVCPRHAITIEG from the coding sequence GTGAAGGTGGTCGTTGACTTCGACCTGTGCGAGTCGAACGCTCGCTGCATGGTGGCCGCGCCCGAGGTGTTCGAGGTGCGCGACGACGACTTCCTGTACGTGCTCCAGGAGAGCCCACCCGAGGAGCTGCGGGCGAAGGTGGAGGAGGCGGCCAGGGTCTGCCCCCGGCACGCCATCACGATCGAGGGCTGA